The Thioalkalivibrio sulfidiphilus HL-EbGr7 genome includes a window with the following:
- the polA gene encoding DNA polymerase I, with protein MSKTPPLVLVDGSSYLYRAFHALPPLTNSRGEPTGAVYGVANMLRKLLKDYAPEHVVVVFDAKGKTFRDEMYAEYKANRPPMPDELAAQVEPLHQVVQAMGLPMLVVPGVEADDVIATLAREGREHGLEVVISTGDKDMAQLVEPGVTLVNTMTDTKMDAEGVKEKFGVAPEQIVDYLALIGDTVDNVPGVDKVGPKTAVKWLEAYGSLDGIMEHAEEIKGKVGENLRAALGHLPLSRELVTVRRDLELDVTPESLRLGEPDRETLRALFSRLEFRTWLKELESGEEQAQAASDDPTPGQPAQAYETILDEKALAAWMKRLETAELFAFDTETTSLDYMQAQVVGVSFAVKTGEAAYLPLAHDYADAPQQLDRDETLKRLKPLLESARHKKLGHHLKYDRNVLLNHGIELNGIEHDTMLESYVLNSTASRHDMDSLAQKYLDYRTTHYEEVAGKGAKQIPFSQVRIEDATPYAAEDADITLRLHEHLWPQLSAAEGQCRVYREIEMPLVPVLSRMERTGVKVDAERLFAQSHELAERMGQIEREAHEVAGGAFNLGSPKQIQEILYERQKLPVLRKTPKGQPSTAEDVLEQLALDYPLPKLILEHRSLSKLKSTYTDKLPERIDPDTGRVHTSYHQAVASTGRLSSSDPNLQNIPIRTEEGRRIRQAFVAPSGRRLVAADYSQIELRIMAHLSGDAGLLRAFAEGQDIHRATAAEVFGVGLDQVSGEQRRAAKAINFGLIYGMSAFGLARQLGIERGDAQDYVDRYFARYPGVKDYMESTREKARDLGYVETLFGRRLYLPDINARNGQIRAQAERVAINAPMQGTAADIIKRAMIQVDQWIRESRIPAVMILQVHDELVLEVDEDAVDKVREELCVRMSQAAELKVPLVVEAGVGDNWDDAH; from the coding sequence GTGAGCAAGACCCCGCCCCTGGTGCTGGTGGATGGATCCTCCTACCTGTATCGCGCCTTCCACGCCCTGCCGCCCCTGACCAATTCCCGGGGTGAACCCACCGGGGCCGTCTATGGTGTGGCCAACATGCTGCGCAAGCTGCTCAAGGACTACGCGCCGGAGCACGTGGTGGTGGTGTTCGATGCCAAGGGCAAGACCTTCCGGGACGAGATGTACGCCGAGTACAAGGCCAACCGCCCGCCCATGCCCGACGAGCTGGCCGCCCAGGTGGAGCCCCTGCACCAGGTGGTCCAGGCCATGGGCCTGCCCATGCTGGTGGTCCCCGGGGTGGAGGCGGACGACGTGATCGCGACCCTGGCCCGCGAGGGCAGGGAACACGGCCTGGAGGTGGTGATCTCAACCGGCGACAAGGACATGGCCCAGCTGGTGGAGCCCGGGGTGACCCTGGTGAACACCATGACCGACACCAAAATGGATGCCGAGGGGGTCAAGGAGAAGTTCGGCGTTGCGCCGGAGCAGATCGTGGATTACCTGGCGCTGATCGGCGACACCGTGGACAACGTGCCCGGGGTGGACAAGGTGGGGCCCAAGACCGCAGTGAAGTGGCTGGAGGCCTACGGCAGTCTCGACGGCATCATGGAACACGCGGAGGAGATCAAGGGCAAGGTGGGCGAGAACCTGCGCGCGGCCCTGGGCCACCTGCCCCTGTCCCGGGAGCTGGTGACCGTGCGCCGGGACCTGGAACTGGACGTGACGCCCGAGTCCCTGCGTCTCGGCGAGCCGGACCGGGAGACCCTCAGGGCGCTGTTCTCCCGCCTGGAATTCCGCACCTGGCTCAAGGAACTGGAGTCGGGCGAAGAGCAAGCCCAGGCCGCATCCGATGACCCGACACCCGGCCAGCCCGCCCAGGCCTACGAGACGATCCTGGACGAAAAGGCCCTGGCCGCCTGGATGAAGCGCCTGGAGACGGCAGAGCTGTTCGCCTTCGACACCGAGACCACCAGCCTGGACTACATGCAGGCGCAAGTGGTGGGGGTCTCCTTCGCCGTGAAGACCGGCGAGGCCGCCTACCTGCCGCTCGCCCATGACTACGCCGATGCGCCCCAGCAACTGGATCGGGACGAGACGCTGAAGCGCCTCAAGCCCCTGCTGGAGAGCGCCAGGCACAAGAAGCTCGGCCATCACCTCAAATATGACCGCAACGTGCTGCTCAACCACGGCATCGAGTTGAACGGCATCGAGCACGACACCATGCTGGAGTCCTACGTGTTGAACAGCACGGCGAGCCGTCACGACATGGACAGCCTGGCCCAGAAGTACCTGGACTACCGCACCACCCACTACGAGGAAGTGGCCGGCAAGGGGGCCAAGCAGATCCCCTTCTCCCAGGTGCGCATCGAGGACGCCACCCCCTACGCCGCCGAGGACGCGGACATCACCCTGCGCCTGCATGAACACCTCTGGCCGCAGCTCTCGGCCGCCGAGGGCCAGTGCCGGGTGTACCGGGAGATCGAGATGCCCCTGGTGCCGGTGCTCTCGCGCATGGAGCGCACCGGGGTGAAGGTGGACGCCGAGCGCCTGTTCGCCCAGAGCCACGAGCTGGCCGAGCGCATGGGCCAGATCGAGCGGGAGGCCCATGAGGTGGCCGGCGGGGCCTTCAACCTGGGCTCACCCAAGCAGATCCAGGAGATCCTGTACGAGCGCCAGAAGCTGCCGGTGCTCAGGAAGACCCCCAAGGGCCAGCCCTCCACCGCCGAGGACGTGCTGGAGCAGCTGGCCCTGGACTATCCGCTGCCGAAGCTGATCCTGGAGCACCGCTCGCTGTCCAAGCTCAAGTCCACCTACACCGACAAGCTGCCGGAGCGCATCGACCCGGACACCGGCCGGGTGCACACCTCCTATCACCAGGCGGTGGCCTCCACCGGGCGCCTGTCCTCCTCGGACCCCAACCTGCAGAACATCCCCATCCGCACCGAGGAGGGCCGGCGCATCCGCCAGGCCTTCGTGGCCCCTTCGGGCCGGCGGCTGGTAGCGGCGGACTACTCCCAGATCGAGCTGCGCATCATGGCCCACCTGTCCGGGGACGCCGGCCTGCTCAGGGCCTTCGCCGAGGGTCAGGACATCCACCGGGCCACCGCCGCCGAGGTCTTCGGCGTGGGCCTCGACCAGGTCTCCGGCGAGCAGCGCCGGGCCGCCAAGGCCATCAACTTCGGGCTCATCTACGGCATGTCCGCCTTCGGCCTGGCCCGCCAGCTGGGCATCGAGCGGGGCGACGCCCAGGACTACGTGGACCGCTATTTCGCCCGCTATCCCGGCGTGAAGGACTACATGGAATCCACCCGGGAAAAGGCCCGGGATCTGGGCTACGTGGAGACCCTGTTCGGCCGGCGCCTGTACCTGCCGGACATCAATGCCCGCAACGGCCAGATCCGCGCCCAGGCGGAGCGGGTGGCCATCAACGCCCCCATGCAGGGCACCGCCGCGGACATCATCAAGCGGGCCATGATCCAGGTGGATCAATGGATTCGCGAATCACGAATACCGGCGGTGATGATCCTGCAGGTGCACGACGAACTGGTGCTGGAGGTGGACGAGGACGCGGTGGACAAGGTGCGTGAGGAGCTGTGCGTGCGCATGTCCCAGGCCGCCGAGCTCAAGGTGCCCCTGGTGGTGGAGGCCGGGGTGGGGGATAACTGGGATGATGCACATTAG
- a CDS encoding GGDEF domain-containing protein — protein sequence MSEDEQRKLKYLDVIRELERELDQRREAETALRKLAERLGRCAQGRSPVLDQALGEIISSLGTQLEPARVEALTARLQTALRDVDLPDAPPSSSLDDAPDPSRAATAAPTAFLEALQDRLPAVPGLRGELESLIERLERDQAPADWGLMLNGVANVLKEQCLRAQRERHELESFLKEITDRLGEFDAYLTGQNNDMDASRQEGVSLETRIQGEVRELQTGMARVGSLDELRTMVSLRLDAIGDHVRSFREADERRCEDYRTRAERMRARIVQLEHEAQGLRRTMDDERKQALIDQLTGVPNRQAFDERLAQEYSRWKRFNTPLALIMWDVDRFKLINDSYGHKAGDKVIRAVAQKLKERIRETDMVARYGGEEFVMLLTGASGQDALAIAEKIRAEIAGLGFHFRGERVPITISAGIALFAEGDTPETAFDNADRALYEAKNTGRNRCVLH from the coding sequence GTGTCCGAAGACGAGCAGAGGAAGCTGAAGTACCTGGACGTGATCCGCGAGCTGGAGCGCGAGCTGGACCAGCGCCGCGAGGCCGAGACCGCCCTGCGCAAGCTCGCCGAGCGACTGGGCCGCTGTGCCCAGGGCCGTTCCCCGGTCCTGGACCAGGCCCTCGGCGAGATCATCTCATCCCTCGGCACCCAGCTGGAGCCTGCCCGGGTGGAGGCACTGACCGCGCGCCTGCAGACGGCGCTCAGGGATGTGGATCTTCCCGATGCACCGCCATCGTCTTCCCTGGACGATGCCCCTGACCCCTCACGGGCCGCCACCGCGGCCCCGACGGCATTCCTCGAAGCCCTGCAGGATCGTCTGCCGGCGGTGCCCGGCCTGCGCGGCGAACTGGAGAGCCTGATCGAACGCCTGGAGCGGGATCAGGCGCCGGCGGACTGGGGGCTGATGCTGAACGGCGTGGCCAATGTGCTCAAGGAGCAATGCCTGCGCGCCCAGCGGGAACGCCACGAGCTGGAATCCTTCCTCAAGGAGATCACCGACCGTCTGGGCGAGTTCGACGCCTACCTGACCGGACAGAACAACGACATGGATGCGTCGCGACAGGAAGGAGTGTCGCTGGAGACCCGCATCCAGGGCGAGGTGCGCGAGCTGCAGACGGGCATGGCCCGGGTGGGCAGCCTGGACGAACTGCGCACCATGGTCTCCCTGCGCCTGGATGCCATCGGCGATCACGTACGCAGCTTCCGGGAGGCCGATGAGCGTCGCTGCGAAGACTACCGCACCCGGGCCGAGCGCATGCGCGCACGCATCGTGCAGCTGGAGCATGAGGCCCAGGGTCTGCGCCGCACCATGGATGACGAGCGCAAGCAGGCGCTCATCGATCAGCTCACCGGCGTGCCCAACCGCCAGGCCTTCGACGAGCGTCTCGCCCAGGAATACAGTCGCTGGAAACGTTTCAACACGCCGCTGGCGCTGATCATGTGGGACGTGGATCGCTTCAAGCTCATCAACGACTCCTATGGCCACAAGGCGGGTGACAAGGTGATCCGCGCCGTGGCGCAGAAGCTCAAGGAGCGCATCCGGGAAACCGACATGGTGGCCAGATACGGCGGAGAGGAGTTCGTCATGCTGCTCACCGGCGCAAGCGGTCAGGATGCGCTGGCCATCGCTGAAAAGATCCGCGCCGAGATCGCCGGACTCGGTTTTCATTTCCGCGGCGAGCGCGTCCCCATCACCATCTCCGCCGGCATCGCCCTGTTCGCCGAGGGAGACACCCCGGAGACCGCCTTCGACAATGCCGACCGCGCCCTGTACGAGGCGAAGAACACCGGACGCAACCGCTGCGTGTTGCATTGA
- a CDS encoding endonuclease/exonuclease/phosphatase family protein produces MTQHTPAKPFHTYPAQPTGDAGQGLLEVGPSTPPLAGQRIRVLSYNVQVGISATRFHHYFTNSWKHVLPYQGRLGNLDSVARFISGFDLVGLQELDAGSLRSQFINLAQYLSERSDLPYWYSQTNRNLGKIAQHSLGLLSRYHPHTVVEHRLPSVIPGRGALEAHFGAEQGSGSLVIMLVHLSLGKRDRRLQMEYIAEVLRDHEHVVVMGDMNCSCHADEVKRLVRQTRLQEPLAAHKTYPSWRPAHAFDHILVTPGLGVEQVHVYNVNYSDHLPVGVEIVVPEGITLPHWTDH; encoded by the coding sequence ATGACCCAGCATACGCCAGCCAAACCCTTTCACACCTATCCCGCGCAGCCCACCGGGGATGCGGGCCAGGGACTGCTGGAGGTGGGGCCGAGCACCCCGCCGCTCGCCGGCCAGCGTATCCGGGTGCTGAGCTACAACGTGCAGGTGGGCATCAGCGCCACTCGCTTTCACCACTACTTCACCAACAGCTGGAAACACGTGCTGCCCTACCAGGGGCGCCTGGGCAACCTGGACAGCGTGGCGCGCTTTATCTCCGGCTTCGACCTGGTGGGCCTGCAGGAACTGGACGCCGGCAGCCTGCGCAGCCAGTTCATCAACCTGGCCCAGTACCTCTCCGAGCGCAGCGACCTGCCCTACTGGTACAGCCAGACCAATCGCAATCTGGGCAAGATCGCCCAGCACAGCCTGGGGCTGCTGTCCCGCTACCATCCCCACACCGTGGTGGAGCACAGACTGCCCAGCGTGATCCCCGGCCGCGGCGCCCTGGAGGCCCACTTCGGTGCGGAGCAGGGCTCCGGTTCCCTGGTGATCATGCTGGTGCACCTGTCCCTGGGCAAACGGGACCGGCGCCTGCAGATGGAATACATCGCCGAGGTGCTGCGGGATCACGAGCACGTGGTGGTGATGGGGGACATGAACTGTTCCTGCCACGCGGACGAGGTCAAGCGCCTGGTGCGCCAGACCCGCCTGCAGGAACCCCTGGCCGCCCACAAGACCTATCCCAGCTGGCGACCCGCCCATGCCTTTGACCACATCCTGGTCACGCCCGGTCTGGGCGTGGAGCAGGTGCACGTCTACAATGTGAATTATTCCGATCATCTGCCGGTGGGCGTGGAGATCGTGGTGCCTGAGGGCATCACCCTGCCCCACTGGACAGATCACTGA
- a CDS encoding thiol:disulfide interchange protein DsbA/DsbL, with protein MTRSPGTLFSILFALALLALPVQASEPTEGIDYIVLPQPVPTRVADGQVEVVELFWYGCPHCYHFEPHLKAWKDAKPEHVEFRYLPAVFNDLWALHARVFYAFEHMGVFDQLHAPFFHAIHAQGRRMADERSILRFVEREGVDPAAFREAMVSDEVTARVREAIQKTRDYRIEGVPSVVVDGRYLVTATMAGGFENKVRVIEHLVEKAGTEATATR; from the coding sequence ATGACCCGTTCTCCTGGCACTCTGTTTTCGATCCTGTTCGCGTTGGCCCTGCTGGCGTTGCCCGTGCAGGCCAGCGAGCCGACGGAGGGCATCGACTACATCGTCCTGCCCCAGCCCGTGCCGACCCGGGTGGCGGATGGCCAGGTGGAGGTGGTGGAGCTGTTCTGGTACGGCTGCCCCCACTGCTACCACTTCGAGCCGCACCTGAAGGCGTGGAAGGACGCCAAGCCCGAGCATGTGGAGTTCCGTTATCTGCCGGCGGTGTTCAATGACCTCTGGGCCCTGCATGCCCGGGTGTTCTACGCCTTCGAGCACATGGGCGTGTTCGATCAGCTGCATGCCCCCTTCTTTCACGCCATCCACGCCCAGGGCCGGCGCATGGCGGATGAGCGCTCCATCCTGCGCTTCGTGGAAAGGGAGGGGGTCGATCCGGCCGCCTTCCGCGAGGCGATGGTCTCCGACGAGGTGACCGCCAGGGTGCGCGAGGCCATCCAGAAGACCCGGGATTACCGCATCGAGGGCGTGCCCTCGGTGGTGGTGGACGGCCGTTATCTGGTCACCGCGACCATGGCGGGCGGCTTCGAGAATAAGGTGCGGGTCATAGAGCACCTGGTGGAGAAGGCCGGGACCGAGGCCACCGCCACCCGCTGA
- the ccsB gene encoding c-type cytochrome biogenesis protein CcsB, protein MSVPHEAIQVEQPGWFRRLSHLDWAWAALVTAATVFVLVMYGDRIDFYETSVLLIVAPGILWLGWFWRPFQAFSLAVAGLSLLGILSYHGWSLSDPGDLARAETNFFLKFLVSGETATMWMCVLPFGATASYLAPLFRYKDGRPAIKPALIMLAVTGAIGAALVYVGMNNIRVGVQFIAPMFLIVTAGALIGLFARSDFPARVGTALAWSGSVMGLTGLMVRWRETYLHDPTWGYVPVSNLYEVFIQFAVMTTMMYLYYEYRSRNRAMGGFVMMVVSASVCFLLWYVFDREAHLIEPLVPALQSWWMKIHVPANFVGYGGFAIAAMLGVAYLLRARGERVNPDGLLATRLPSREVMDDVMYKVIALGFAFFTIATILGAMWAAEAWGGYWSWDPKETWALIVWLNYAAWLHMRFTKGWRGVPMAWWAIVGLFITTFAFIGVNIFLSGLHSYGTL, encoded by the coding sequence ATGTCCGTTCCCCACGAGGCTATTCAGGTCGAACAGCCCGGCTGGTTCCGTCGCCTGAGTCACCTGGACTGGGCCTGGGCCGCCCTGGTGACCGCAGCAACGGTCTTCGTCCTGGTCATGTACGGCGACCGCATCGATTTCTACGAGACCAGTGTGCTGCTGATCGTGGCGCCGGGCATCCTCTGGCTGGGCTGGTTCTGGCGCCCCTTCCAGGCCTTCAGCCTCGCCGTGGCGGGTCTCAGCCTGCTGGGCATCCTGAGCTACCACGGCTGGAGCCTGTCCGATCCCGGTGACCTGGCGCGCGCCGAAACCAATTTCTTCCTCAAATTCCTGGTCTCCGGCGAGACCGCCACCATGTGGATGTGCGTGCTGCCGTTCGGCGCCACCGCCAGCTATCTCGCCCCCCTGTTCCGCTACAAGGACGGTCGCCCGGCCATCAAGCCGGCCCTGATCATGCTGGCGGTTACCGGTGCCATCGGTGCCGCCCTGGTGTATGTGGGCATGAACAACATCCGGGTGGGCGTGCAGTTCATCGCGCCCATGTTCCTGATCGTCACCGCCGGCGCCCTGATCGGCCTGTTCGCGCGCAGCGACTTCCCCGCCCGGGTGGGGACCGCGCTGGCCTGGAGCGGCTCGGTGATGGGTCTGACCGGCCTGATGGTGCGCTGGCGCGAGACCTACCTGCATGACCCCACCTGGGGCTATGTGCCGGTGAGCAACCTCTACGAGGTGTTCATCCAGTTCGCCGTGATGACCACCATGATGTACCTCTACTACGAATACCGCAGCCGTAACCGTGCCATGGGCGGCTTCGTGATGATGGTGGTGAGCGCCTCGGTGTGCTTCCTGCTGTGGTACGTGTTCGACCGCGAGGCGCACCTCATCGAGCCGCTGGTGCCGGCCCTGCAGAGCTGGTGGATGAAGATCCACGTGCCCGCCAACTTCGTGGGTTACGGTGGTTTCGCCATCGCCGCCATGCTGGGCGTGGCCTACCTGCTGCGCGCCCGGGGCGAGCGGGTCAATCCCGATGGCCTGCTGGCCACCCGTCTGCCCAGCCGCGAGGTGATGGATGACGTGATGTACAAGGTCATCGCGCTGGGCTTCGCGTTCTTCACCATCGCCACCATCCTGGGCGCTATGTGGGCGGCCGAGGCCTGGGGCGGCTACTGGTCCTGGGACCCCAAGGAGACCTGGGCCCTGATCGTGTGGCTCAACTACGCGGCCTGGCTGCACATGCGATTCACCAAGGGCTGGCGCGGCGTGCCCATGGCCTGGTGGGCCATCGTGGGCCTGTTCATCACCACCTTCGCGTTCATCGGTGTGAACATCTTCCTCTCCGGCCTGCATTCCTACGGCACACTGTGA
- a CDS encoding cytochrome c biogenesis protein ResB yields the protein MSSTTKAVTRGQRSTGAILLEFLGSMSLAITLLVALAIASVIGTVLQQNQPYQDYLLKFGPFWHEIFAGMALYDVYSAGWFLVILTFLVVSTSVCIYRHAPTMVRDMRHFRMSVKEKSLRSFQHHVADELDMAPAAAIDRTSRALSSRGYRVRVKDHGDHQVLSAMKGASNRLGYLFTHVAIVIICVGAVMDGRMPMKLAELTGRLVVETRDIPASQVPPESRLGAANRSFRGTVEIPEGRRANVVFINIRDGFVVQELPFTVEVRQFRVEHHSTGAPRSFESDLVIFDNDLPEPLEQTISVNHPLIYKGHAIYQASFGDGGSRLNINIWPLNERGLEPVPFEGNVFQNYPMEVVDRGEWTLELHDFALHNINPFLDEQGQRFNRNFGPSFTFRLRDRTGVAMEYQNYMAPVEQEGRLFYLSGVRESVADEFQYLHIPADPSGSLQRFMTFHAMLQNPAVIAEVARSTTTAAVAEVRGDDEVQEQVRRTMERLMLLFAQGGYDAIAQEIESRTPPEQVSQVTEVFIRVLHAGLQALYLEVLAEEGVDEITEADQVFLEDAVVAANAIHFYGSPVFLHLTGFDHIEASGLMITKSPGQGVVYFGSIMLTIGIFLMFYVAHRRCWLWVTPAGEGRSRVVFAGTSNRNMVEFDKEFGVLTAAALGKEPASDRDGATQQQGAS from the coding sequence ATGAGCAGTACCACCAAGGCGGTCACCCGCGGGCAGCGCTCCACCGGCGCCATCCTGCTGGAATTCCTGGGTTCCATGAGCCTCGCCATCACCCTGCTGGTGGCCCTGGCCATTGCCTCCGTGATCGGCACGGTGCTGCAACAGAACCAGCCCTACCAGGACTACCTGCTCAAGTTCGGGCCCTTCTGGCACGAGATCTTCGCCGGCATGGCCCTCTACGATGTCTACTCCGCCGGCTGGTTCCTGGTGATCCTGACCTTCCTGGTGGTCTCCACCAGCGTGTGTATCTATCGCCATGCGCCCACGATGGTGCGCGACATGCGCCATTTCCGCATGTCGGTGAAGGAAAAATCCCTGCGCAGTTTCCAGCACCACGTGGCCGATGAGCTGGACATGGCCCCCGCCGCGGCAATCGATCGCACCAGTCGTGCCCTGAGCAGCCGCGGTTACCGGGTGCGGGTCAAGGACCATGGTGATCACCAGGTCCTCTCAGCCATGAAGGGCGCCTCCAACCGCCTGGGTTACCTGTTCACCCACGTGGCCATCGTGATCATCTGCGTGGGTGCCGTGATGGACGGCCGCATGCCGATGAAACTGGCAGAATTGACCGGACGTCTGGTGGTGGAGACCCGGGACATTCCGGCCTCCCAGGTGCCTCCGGAGAGCCGTCTGGGGGCCGCCAACCGTTCCTTCCGGGGCACCGTCGAGATCCCCGAGGGCCGGCGCGCCAACGTCGTCTTCATCAACATTCGTGACGGTTTTGTGGTCCAGGAACTCCCCTTCACCGTGGAGGTGCGCCAGTTCCGCGTCGAGCATCACTCCACCGGCGCGCCGCGCTCTTTCGAGAGCGACCTGGTGATCTTCGACAATGACCTGCCCGAGCCCCTGGAGCAGACCATCAGCGTCAACCACCCGCTCATCTACAAGGGCCACGCCATCTACCAGGCGAGCTTCGGCGACGGCGGCTCCAGGCTGAACATCAACATCTGGCCGCTCAATGAGCGCGGCCTGGAGCCGGTGCCGTTCGAGGGCAACGTGTTCCAGAACTATCCCATGGAAGTGGTGGACCGGGGTGAATGGACCCTGGAACTGCACGACTTCGCGCTGCACAACATCAACCCCTTCCTGGACGAGCAGGGTCAGCGATTCAACCGCAATTTCGGCCCCAGCTTCACCTTCCGCCTGCGCGACCGCACCGGCGTGGCCATGGAGTACCAGAACTACATGGCGCCGGTGGAGCAGGAAGGCCGGCTGTTTTACCTGAGCGGTGTGCGCGAGAGCGTGGCCGATGAGTTCCAGTACCTGCACATCCCCGCCGACCCCAGCGGCAGCCTGCAGCGTTTCATGACCTTCCATGCCATGCTGCAGAACCCGGCGGTGATCGCCGAGGTCGCGCGCTCCACCACCACGGCGGCGGTGGCCGAGGTACGTGGCGACGACGAGGTGCAGGAGCAGGTGCGCCGCACCATGGAGCGGCTGATGCTGCTGTTCGCCCAGGGCGGCTATGACGCCATCGCCCAGGAGATCGAATCCCGCACACCGCCGGAACAGGTCTCCCAGGTCACCGAGGTGTTCATCCGTGTGTTGCACGCCGGCCTGCAGGCCCTTTACCTGGAGGTGCTGGCAGAGGAAGGCGTGGACGAGATCACCGAGGCCGACCAGGTGTTCCTGGAGGATGCCGTGGTGGCGGCCAATGCCATCCACTTCTACGGTTCGCCGGTGTTCCTGCACCTGACCGGTTTCGATCATATCGAGGCCTCCGGCCTGATGATCACCAAGTCCCCGGGCCAGGGCGTGGTCTATTTCGGCAGCATCATGCTCACCATCGGCATCTTCCTGATGTTCTACGTGGCCCACCGCCGCTGCTGGCTGTGGGTGACCCCGGCCGGCGAGGGCCGCAGCCGCGTGGTGTTTGCTGGTACCAGCAACCGGAATATGGTGGAATTCGACAAGGAATTCGGTGTGCTTACCGCCGCCGCCCTGGGTAAAGAGCCCGCATCCGACCGTGACGGAGCGACGCAGCAGCAGGGCGCGTCATAA
- the yihA gene encoding ribosome biogenesis GTP-binding protein YihA/YsxC: MNPFYQQARFLISAARPDAFPTDEGMEVAFAGRSNAGKSSAINVLCNQRALARTSKTPGRTQLINFFALDESRRLVDLPGYGYAKVPEAMRKAWRKLMEHYLGERACLKGLVVVMDIRHPLTDHDWTMLGWARERGLAVHVLLTKADKIRRGPAMDTARQVARALGDAGIEATVQPFSALKREGVEDAHGILDQWLGLTAEPEARAASE; this comes from the coding sequence TTGAACCCCTTCTACCAGCAGGCCCGTTTCCTGATCAGCGCCGCCAGACCCGACGCCTTCCCCACCGATGAGGGCATGGAGGTGGCCTTTGCCGGCCGCTCCAACGCGGGCAAATCCAGCGCCATCAACGTACTGTGCAACCAGCGCGCCCTGGCCCGCACCAGCAAGACCCCGGGGCGCACCCAGCTGATCAATTTCTTCGCCCTGGATGAGTCCCGGCGCCTGGTGGATCTACCCGGCTATGGGTATGCCAAGGTCCCCGAGGCCATGCGCAAGGCCTGGCGCAAGCTCATGGAGCACTACCTGGGTGAGCGCGCGTGCCTGAAAGGGCTGGTGGTGGTCATGGACATCCGCCATCCGCTCACGGACCACGACTGGACCATGCTGGGCTGGGCCCGGGAACGTGGCCTGGCGGTGCACGTGCTGCTGACCAAGGCCGACAAGATACGCCGGGGCCCGGCCATGGACACCGCCCGCCAGGTGGCCCGGGCCCTGGGCGATGCCGGCATCGAGGCCACGGTACAGCCCTTCTCGGCCCTCAAGCGGGAGGGGGTGGAAGACGCCCACGGCATCCTGGACCAGTGGCTGGGGCTGACCGCGGAACCCGAGGCCCGGGCTGCGTCGGAGTAA
- a CDS encoding c-type cytochrome has protein sequence MNKYALIALAALGLALSAPVMADAGDATRGKGLSASCAACHGADGNSVNPEWPKLAGQGEAYLFKQLVDYKEGRRQNVLMAGQVANLSTQDMRDLAAFFASQTITPGTADASMVELGEQIYRGGNAATGVAACIACHGPNGQGNPAAMFPKVAGQHAKYNADQLRYFRDESRANDNGRMMRNIARRMTDAEIEAVSQYMAGLSRN, from the coding sequence ATGAACAAGTACGCTCTGATTGCCCTCGCCGCCCTCGGGCTTGCCCTGTCCGCCCCGGTGATGGCCGATGCCGGCGATGCGACCCGTGGCAAGGGCCTGTCCGCCTCCTGCGCCGCCTGCCATGGTGCCGACGGCAACAGCGTGAACCCTGAATGGCCCAAGCTGGCCGGCCAGGGCGAGGCCTACCTGTTCAAGCAACTGGTGGACTACAAGGAAGGCCGCCGCCAGAACGTGCTGATGGCCGGTCAGGTGGCCAACCTGAGCACCCAGGACATGCGTGACCTGGCGGCCTTCTTCGCCTCCCAGACCATCACCCCCGGCACCGCCGATGCGTCCATGGTCGAGCTGGGTGAGCAGATCTACCGCGGCGGCAATGCCGCCACCGGCGTGGCCGCCTGTATCGCCTGCCACGGCCCCAACGGCCAGGGCAACCCCGCCGCCATGTTCCCCAAGGTGGCCGGCCAGCACGCCAAGTACAATGCCGACCAGCTGCGCTACTTCCGCGACGAGAGCCGCGCCAACGACAACGGCCGGATGATGCGCAACATCGCCCGCCGCATGACCGACGCGGAGATCGAGGCCGTCTCCCAGTACATGGCCGGTCTGAGCCGCAACTGA